From the Mycobacterium noviomagense genome, the window CGACCTGGTGGTTGTCGGCATAGCGGTAGTCGGCCGGGTGGTCGTGGTGGTGGGCGGCTGAGTCGTCGTGACGACGGTCGACGGGGGTGGTGTCACCACCGTCGTCTCGGTGGTGCCTTCTTGCGTCTCCGTCACCGTGACCACCGGCGGTGGTGATGCCGGCCGGGTGGTGGATGGTCGAGTGGTGGATGGTCGGCTCGGCGTCGTGACCTTGCTGGTGCTGTTGGTCGGCTTGGTGTTGGCCGTGCTGATCTTGACCGCCAGCACGGCCAATCCGCCGAGCACCACGAGCGCGGCGATGGCCGCCACGAAAAACAGCATTGGTGAACCTTTGAACCGGGCCCGGACTTCTGGCTCAGGAGCAGGCGCGGGGCGCGTGTACTGCACCGGCACGGGGGCAGCCGGCGGACCACCGCTGTACTCGCCGCTGTGGTCCTCGCCGGTGTAGGGCACCGGCTCCTCTCCGGTGCCTGGGTCTTGCGACCAGGCCAGCGCACGGTATGTCGCCGACTCAGCACCATCGACCGAGGACTCGTCCGCCGCGCTCAGCGCGGCGTTGGCCGCCCATGCCGACGGGGCCATATCCGTCGGGATCGGTGCGTCGAACCCGGGTGGGGCCCCCGGATCGAAAGCCGGCCGCACCCCTTCGGCGCGTTCGGTGGCCGCGCCGGCAGCGGATGCGGCGCTGACGGTGGCATCGGCGGCGGGCGGTGTGCTCGCAACGGCGCCCATCGCGGGTGATCTGCTCGCTGAGAATCGCTGCTGTGCCAGCACCGCCGCGCCGATGGCCGCGCTGAGCATCGGTGTCGGGGTCGTCACGATGGGCACACGGAGCCGATCCGACAGACGTTCGGTGATCAGTGGGATGCAGGCACCGCCGCCGACCGTCGCGATCGCGGCAAGTTTGGCAGCCGGAATCTCGTTGCGCTGCAATATCTGCTCGATGGTGGCCACGAATCGGTCCAACGGTTCGGAGACCATCTCTTCGAGCTCCGCGCGGGACAGGCGGACGTCCTGGCCGACACCCGGCATCTCTGCCGGGACGAGTGCGACAGTCGCGGCCGACAGTTGCTCTTTGGCCCGTCGACATTGGTCAAGCCGCCGAGCCAGCGACCCCACGGGCGCGGTTTTCGCGCCGTCGTCGTCGTAGGCCGAGGCGCCGTGCGCCTGCAGGTGGCGCAGAATCGCCTGGTCGACCTGGTGACCGGAGAATTCGGTGTAGCGCACCGTCTCGCCGATCTGCCGGAAATTCGATGCAGCGTCGGTGAGGGTAACGCTGGTGCCGCTGGCGCCGAAGTCGCAGAGCGCAACCATGCCGTCGGTCGGAAATCCCGGTTTGGCG encodes:
- a CDS encoding Hsp70 family protein, whose amino-acid sequence is MAARVGSPPVSRRSVLTLFGHRPPEVGTPDENPNLTEPGLVLQGFIERVGDPTPFVAADGSTHRSDVLAVEALEAVARTVNYGAPVAVAVPAHWREESVVALREALRGKPSLAPQGAPPALISDATAALAALYAKPGFPTDGMVALCDFGASGTSVTLTDAASNFRQIGETVRYTEFSGHQVDQAILRHLQAHGASAYDDDGAKTAPVGSLARRLDQCRRAKEQLSAATVALVPAEMPGVGQDVRLSRAELEEMVSEPLDRFVATIEQILQRNEIPAAKLAAIATVGGGACIPLITERLSDRLRVPIVTTPTPMLSAAIGAAVLAQQRFSASRSPAMGAVASTPPAADATVSAASAAGAATERAEGVRPAFDPGAPPGFDAPIPTDMAPSAWAANAALSAADESSVDGAESATYRALAWSQDPGTGEEPVPYTGEDHSGEYSGGPPAAPVPVQYTRPAPAPEPEVRARFKGSPMLFFVAAIAALVVLGGLAVLAVKISTANTKPTNSTSKVTTPSRPSTTRPSTTRPASPPPVVTVTETQEGTTETTVVTPPPSTVVTTTQPPTTTTTRPTTAMPTTTRSTTPYVPPRVTSSPPQITNPAIPIYPGPVNDYGP